A DNA window from Eretmochelys imbricata isolate rEreImb1 chromosome 3, rEreImb1.hap1, whole genome shotgun sequence contains the following coding sequences:
- the LGALSL gene encoding galectin-related protein, translating to MPPAAAAATSPAAAPARPAARGPAGFAPGPAPSPRPLPRPGQPCAELRPAPSPFPAPAPHRPPAPSQLHRFNKMAGSVAKRDALKIEDGHLNNSLGSPVQADVYFPRLIVPFCGHIKGGMRPGKKVLVMGMVDLNPESFDISLTCGESEDPPADVAIELKAVFTDKQFLRNSCVSGEWGEEQSSIPYFPFIPDQPFRVEILCEHPRFRVFVDGHQLFDFYHRIETLSAIDTIKINGDLRLTKLG from the exons ATGCCGCCTGCCGCCGCCGCTGCCACTTCCCCTGCTGCGGCACCAGCCCGCCCGGCTGCACGCGGGCCGGCGGGCTTTGCTCCGGGTCCAGcgccgagcccccgccccctccctcggcCGGGTCAGCCCTGCGCGGAGCTGCGTCCCGCGCCCTCCCCCTTTCCCGCTCCGGCCCCGCACCGGCCGCCTGCGCCTTCACAACTGCACCGATTCAACAAGATGGCGGGATCGGTGGCGAAGAGGGACGCGCTG AAAATAGAGGACGGACATTTAAACAACTCCTTGGGATCTCCAGTGCAAGCAGATGTGTATTTTCCACGGCTG ATCGTCCCATTTTGTGGACACATCAAAGGAGGAATGAGGCCAGGAAAGAAGGTCTTAGTTATGGGCATGGTGGATCTCAACCCCGAGAG CTTTGACATCAGTCTGACATGTGGGGAATCAGAAGATCCTCCTGCGGATGTAGCCATTGAACTGAAAGCTGTATTTACAGATAAACAGTTCCTCAGAAACTCTTGTGTATCTGGCGAATGGGGCGAAGAACAATCATCGATTCCTTACTTTCCATTTATTCCAGACCAGCCATTTAGG gttGAAATACTTTGTGAGCACCCACGTTTTAGAGTATTTGTGGATGGACATCAGCTTTTTGATTTTTACCATCGTATTGAAACGCTGTCAGCAATTGACACAATAAAGATAAATGGAGATCTTCGTCTTACTAAACTTGGCTGA